In Promicromonospora sp. Populi, one genomic interval encodes:
- a CDS encoding methyltransferase domain-containing protein yields MADWNPGAYLQYTDERSRPFTELVARVPGSPATVVDLGCGPGHLTAVLRARWPEARVTGVDASPAMIERARAADPATDYVLADLSTDDHTADLVISNAALQWVPGHRELLTTLADRAAQTFAFQVPGNHDAPSHRLLREVAARPPYADVVGPVEPRATADPAEYLDLLARPGWTVDTWETTYTHVLQGPDPVLRWISATGAQPTLQTLEAKDPALRAQFEEEFGAALRAAYPERAHGTALAFRRVFAVASRV; encoded by the coding sequence ATGGCCGACTGGAACCCCGGCGCATACCTGCAGTACACCGACGAGCGGTCGCGGCCGTTCACTGAGCTCGTCGCCCGGGTGCCCGGGTCGCCCGCGACCGTCGTTGATCTGGGCTGCGGCCCGGGCCACCTCACCGCCGTGCTCCGCGCGCGCTGGCCCGAGGCCCGGGTGACGGGGGTGGACGCATCCCCCGCGATGATCGAGCGGGCGCGCGCGGCCGACCCGGCCACCGACTACGTGCTGGCCGACCTCAGCACCGACGACCACACCGCCGACCTCGTGATCAGCAACGCCGCGCTCCAGTGGGTGCCCGGGCACCGCGAGCTCCTGACGACGCTCGCGGACCGGGCCGCGCAGACCTTCGCGTTCCAGGTGCCGGGCAACCATGACGCGCCGTCGCACAGGCTGCTGCGGGAGGTCGCTGCCCGCCCGCCGTACGCCGACGTCGTCGGGCCGGTCGAACCACGAGCCACCGCCGACCCCGCCGAGTACCTGGACCTCCTGGCCCGCCCGGGCTGGACGGTCGACACCTGGGAGACCACCTACACGCACGTGCTGCAGGGGCCAGACCCGGTGCTGCGCTGGATCTCGGCGACCGGCGCGCAGCCCACGCTCCAGACGCTGGAGGCCAAGGACCCGGCGTTGCGCGCCCAGTTCGAGGAGGAGTTCGGCGCCGCCCTGCGGGCGGCCTACCCGGAGCGCGCCCACGGCACAGCCCTGGCGTTCCGCCGGGTGTTCGCGGTGGCCTCCCGGGTCTGA
- a CDS encoding LLM class F420-dependent oxidoreductase has translation MTDRPVRIAVQLHQQHAEYGQIRDAVLRCEDAGVDIVFNWDHFFPLNGDPDGKHFECWTMLGAWAEQTERVEIGALVTGAGYRNPDLLADMARTVDHISGGRLILGLGAGWKERDYTEFGYEFGTAGSRIATFGEALPRIRARLAAGNPAPTRDIPILIGGGGEKKTLRLVAEHADIWHSFSDAQVLVRKSGILDEHGAAVGRDTKTLVERSTEVRHGSPAELAEPLVAAGATLFTLGLDVPDLDLSLTKDWVAWRDAQA, from the coding sequence ATGACCGATCGACCAGTCCGGATAGCCGTCCAGCTCCACCAGCAGCACGCCGAGTACGGCCAGATTCGCGACGCCGTGCTGCGTTGCGAGGACGCCGGCGTCGATATCGTCTTCAACTGGGACCACTTCTTCCCGCTCAACGGGGACCCTGACGGCAAGCACTTCGAGTGCTGGACCATGCTCGGCGCCTGGGCCGAGCAGACCGAACGGGTCGAGATCGGCGCACTGGTCACGGGTGCGGGATACCGCAACCCGGACCTGCTGGCCGACATGGCGCGCACCGTGGACCACATCTCGGGCGGACGCCTGATCCTCGGCCTCGGTGCCGGCTGGAAGGAGCGGGACTACACCGAGTTCGGCTACGAATTCGGCACCGCCGGCTCCCGGATCGCCACCTTCGGCGAGGCGCTGCCGCGGATCCGCGCCCGGCTCGCGGCGGGCAACCCGGCGCCGACCCGCGACATCCCGATCCTGATCGGCGGTGGCGGCGAGAAGAAGACGCTGCGCCTCGTGGCGGAGCACGCCGACATCTGGCACTCGTTCTCCGACGCGCAGGTCCTGGTCCGCAAGTCCGGGATCCTCGACGAGCACGGGGCCGCCGTCGGCCGCGACACCAAGACCCTGGTCGAGCGCTCGACCGAGGTGCGGCACGGCTCACCCGCCGAGCTCGCCGAGCCGCTGGTGGCCGCGGGCGCCACACTCTTCACGCTCGGCCTCGACGTGCCCGACCTCGACCTGTCCCTCACCAAGGACTGGGTCGCCTGGCGGGACGCGCAGGCCTGA
- a CDS encoding family 43 glycosylhydrolase: MAAVALALGGLTTGPAAAAPWSTAAPSSTATPSDNAPAGGDVSVQATVAPSLVLDRDFPDPDVAKFGNTYYAYATNEGKNLPWATAPDPDGPWTYQATDALPSLGAWARTGRTWAPDVSRRSDGRYLLYYTAWHTASGRQCIGAALSNSPGGPFAPVGSEPLVCPLAAGGAIDASSFVDTDGTRYLVWKNDGNAIGATTWIHVQRVAADGITFQGGATQVLRNDRADEAGIIEAPVITKVGSQYVLFYSAGPYTTDQYGTNYAVASSITGPYTKAFRFLMTTESLDGAVNGPGGADVLRDAGGDKLVFHGHRAAGDRGMYVADLGWANGYPVVRGSRVRYEAERGTLTSCSVRENANGASDGRVVAYIDHADSSVEIGSVYVPTSGSYSLHVGFANGSAGPASHTVTVNGTAAGTISYPVTGWDSWRQATRDVTLRAGWNTIRLGKGTAFAELDYIEVA, translated from the coding sequence AGCACCGCCGCGCCGTCGAGCACCGCCACGCCGTCGGACAACGCACCTGCGGGCGGCGACGTCTCCGTCCAGGCGACCGTGGCGCCCAGCCTCGTGCTCGACCGCGACTTTCCCGACCCCGACGTCGCCAAGTTCGGGAACACCTACTACGCGTACGCGACGAACGAGGGCAAGAACCTGCCCTGGGCCACCGCGCCCGACCCGGACGGGCCGTGGACGTACCAGGCCACCGACGCCCTGCCGAGCCTCGGCGCGTGGGCGAGGACCGGACGCACCTGGGCGCCCGACGTCTCCCGACGTTCCGACGGCCGCTACCTGCTCTACTACACGGCCTGGCACACGGCGTCCGGGCGGCAGTGCATCGGCGCCGCCCTGTCCAACTCCCCCGGCGGCCCGTTCGCCCCGGTCGGCAGCGAGCCGCTCGTGTGCCCGCTGGCGGCAGGCGGCGCCATCGACGCGTCCAGCTTCGTGGACACCGACGGCACCCGGTACCTGGTCTGGAAGAACGACGGCAACGCCATCGGCGCCACCACCTGGATCCACGTGCAGCGCGTGGCCGCCGACGGCATCACGTTCCAGGGCGGCGCCACCCAGGTGCTGCGCAACGACCGGGCCGACGAGGCGGGCATCATCGAGGCGCCCGTCATCACCAAGGTCGGCAGCCAGTACGTCCTGTTCTACTCGGCCGGCCCGTACACGACCGACCAGTACGGCACGAACTACGCGGTGGCCAGCTCGATCACCGGCCCGTACACCAAGGCGTTCCGCTTCCTCATGACCACCGAGTCGCTCGACGGCGCCGTGAACGGGCCGGGTGGCGCCGACGTGCTGCGCGACGCCGGGGGCGACAAGCTCGTCTTCCACGGGCACCGGGCCGCGGGCGATCGCGGCATGTACGTCGCCGACCTCGGCTGGGCCAACGGGTATCCGGTGGTACGCGGCAGCCGGGTCCGGTACGAGGCCGAGCGCGGCACGCTGACCAGCTGCTCGGTGCGCGAGAATGCGAACGGGGCGTCGGACGGCAGGGTCGTCGCGTACATCGACCACGCCGACAGCTCGGTCGAGATCGGCTCCGTCTACGTGCCCACGAGCGGCAGCTACTCGCTGCACGTCGGCTTCGCCAACGGGTCCGCCGGGCCGGCGTCGCACACGGTCACGGTGAACGGGACGGCGGCCGGGACCATCAGCTATCCCGTCACCGGCTGGGACAGCTGGCGGCAGGCCACCAGGGACGTCACCCTCCGGGCCGGCTGGAACACGATCCGGCTGGGCAAGGGGACGGCGTTCGCGGAGCTCGACTACATCGAGGTGGCTTGA